A genome region from Natranaeroarchaeum sulfidigenes includes the following:
- a CDS encoding vitamin K epoxide reductase family protein → MATHTRTIQAFDYDWEYSSRVSVLFGIFGVVAVVGWLVSIMLTAIHMFALPAIPADAPVQGSIEVITSPWAYVFGIPLATLGAVYYLGTLGLTLWWFDTRHPLIIKILTPITASGVAFSAYFVYLQLVPIGEICPFCMVSASATVILFGLELAILSKSSTPSLSTMYPDLKRLVSETNLAIIAFPMLIGAMTILGMFVVPMLPLPDAVPF, encoded by the coding sequence ATGGCAACGCACACTCGCACGATTCAGGCATTCGACTACGACTGGGAATACTCTTCACGTGTGTCGGTTCTATTCGGCATATTCGGAGTCGTCGCGGTCGTCGGCTGGCTCGTTAGCATCATGCTGACGGCTATCCATATGTTCGCACTTCCCGCAATACCCGCTGATGCTCCGGTGCAGGGCAGCATCGAGGTCATTACCAGCCCGTGGGCCTACGTCTTCGGCATTCCACTGGCCACCCTCGGCGCGGTGTACTATCTGGGTACGCTCGGCCTGACGCTCTGGTGGTTCGACACCCGTCACCCGCTTATCATCAAGATTCTCACACCGATCACGGCAAGCGGCGTCGCGTTCTCCGCGTACTTCGTCTACCTGCAGCTAGTGCCGATCGGTGAAATCTGCCCGTTCTGTATGGTTTCGGCGAGCGCGACAGTTATCCTGTTCGGGCTTGAACTGGCGATCCTCAGCAAGAGCTCGACGCCGTCACTCTCGACCATGTACCCGGATCTCAAACGACTGGTCAGTGAGACCAACCTTGCCATCATCGCCTTCCCGATGCTGATCGGTGCGATGACGATTCTGGGGATGTTCGTTGTCCCGATGCTCCCGCTGCCCGATGCCGTTCCGTTCTGA
- a CDS encoding FAD-dependent oxidoreductase: MHSTEVLVVGGGGTGIGIARDLAMRGVDVTLVDRGGLGIGTTGRSHGLLHSGARYAEADAAGARECIVENEILRDIAGACIRDTGGYFIRLEDDDPEYFEEKYEACLDHDIPAERLSPEQAREDVPDLSEDVTEVMAVPDGVIYPSRLVAATAADARDHGATILPDAPVTDLFKDDGRVIGAAVDHDVGKIHADHVVNATGAWAGQLGDMAGVDVEMKPTRGVMICQEYEGLDRVLNRARDPDDGDIVIPHADEVVLGTTSVEVDDPDEYETEEWEVERTIEECAAMFPPAANAHETRTYWGVRPLYAPEEAETGGARGISRGFFVLDHDERDEVDGFTSVVGGKLTTHRMMAEAAADAIADRLDVEEPSRTAEEPLYASDDPDTLDALVDEFDIDGPADADVIGSGQ; this comes from the coding sequence ATGCACAGTACGGAAGTACTCGTCGTCGGTGGAGGGGGAACAGGGATCGGAATCGCACGGGACCTGGCGATGCGCGGCGTTGACGTAACGCTCGTCGACCGTGGGGGACTCGGCATCGGGACGACCGGGCGATCACACGGGCTGTTACACAGCGGCGCGCGCTATGCGGAGGCTGACGCGGCTGGCGCACGCGAGTGTATCGTCGAAAACGAGATCCTGCGCGACATTGCTGGTGCGTGTATCCGCGACACTGGTGGCTACTTCATCAGACTCGAAGACGATGATCCCGAGTACTTCGAGGAGAAGTACGAGGCGTGTCTGGACCACGATATCCCGGCAGAGCGGCTCTCACCGGAGCAGGCCCGCGAGGACGTGCCGGACCTGTCCGAGGATGTCACCGAAGTGATGGCCGTCCCAGACGGCGTGATCTACCCGTCACGACTCGTCGCGGCGACGGCCGCCGATGCCCGCGATCACGGTGCGACGATCCTTCCAGACGCCCCCGTGACTGACCTGTTCAAAGACGACGGTCGAGTGATCGGTGCGGCGGTCGATCACGACGTCGGGAAGATCCACGCCGACCACGTGGTCAACGCGACCGGAGCGTGGGCCGGACAGCTGGGCGACATGGCTGGCGTCGACGTCGAGATGAAACCGACACGCGGCGTCATGATCTGCCAGGAGTACGAGGGACTCGACAGGGTTCTCAACCGGGCCCGGGATCCCGACGACGGCGACATAGTCATCCCGCACGCCGACGAGGTGGTTCTTGGGACAACGAGTGTCGAGGTCGACGATCCGGACGAGTACGAGACCGAAGAGTGGGAGGTCGAACGCACCATCGAGGAGTGTGCAGCGATGTTCCCACCTGCGGCCAACGCACACGAAACGCGAACCTACTGGGGCGTCCGCCCGCTGTACGCACCCGAGGAAGCCGAAACCGGCGGTGCACGTGGGATCTCCCGTGGGTTCTTCGTTCTCGATCACGACGAGCGCGACGAAGTCGACGGCTTTACCAGCGTCGTCGGCGGAAAGCTCACGACCCACCGCATGATGGCCGAGGCTGCGGCCGACGCGATTGCCGACCGGCTCGACGTCGAGGAGCCGTCTAGAACTGCCGAGGAGCCGCTGTACGCCAGCGATGATCCCGACACACTCGATGCGCTCGTCGACGAGTTCGACATCGACGGCCCCGCCGACGCCGACGTGATCGGCAGTGGCCAGTAG
- a CDS encoding aldehyde ferredoxin oxidoreductase family protein, translating to MTDLGGFHDHVARIDLSEGEVNYEGIDDEDAKKYIGARGLGVKYVFEQGPDVDPLGPDNLIAFMNGPLTGTQTTMSGRIAVCTKSPIRGQVTDSHHGGWSGARLKWAGFDGLLFEGKAEEPVYAYVEDGEVELRDASHLWGSGVHETVETVEDEIDGQYGKNLSIMAIGPGGENQVRYACIVNEDDRASGRGGTGAVMGSKNLKAVVVKSQTRMPKPADQETFREGHKQAMQLIQESDVTGPNKGGLSVYGTNVLMNLTEEMDGLPTKNAKYTSTRSMRESEGGDLDAELVSGEHVRENILVDEPTCHSCPVACKKEVEVQTQHKGEELNVRMESFEYESGWALGPNSGQTDAEATTVMIDRCNDLGIDTIDAGNTMAMAMEMTDEGKFDDIGDGLDWGDTETMIDMLGRIAHRSDDLGDHLAGGPAHLEDEFDAEGNSLAVKGQTMAAYDPRCMKGMAIGYATSNRGACHLRGYTPAAEILGIPEQVDPHDPEGKGELCALFQDLHAISDSFDICKFNAFAEGIEEYVLQYNGMTGRDVTEEELMEAGERIYNLERYYNNLAGFDGADDDLPGRFVEGHEDAIPAQGGSEGQLAELDQLKDEYYEVREWVDGVVPDEKLDDLGIDIGPGTGVSAGDSAAPADD from the coding sequence ATGACAGATTTGGGCGGATTCCACGATCACGTGGCACGGATCGACCTCAGCGAGGGCGAGGTGAACTACGAGGGGATCGATGACGAAGACGCAAAAAAGTACATTGGGGCCCGTGGGCTGGGCGTCAAGTACGTCTTCGAGCAGGGGCCGGACGTCGATCCGCTGGGCCCCGATAACCTGATCGCGTTCATGAACGGGCCCCTGACGGGAACCCAGACGACGATGAGTGGACGGATCGCGGTCTGTACGAAGTCACCGATCAGAGGGCAGGTAACCGACTCCCACCACGGCGGCTGGTCGGGCGCGCGCCTGAAGTGGGCTGGCTTCGACGGCCTGCTGTTCGAGGGCAAAGCCGAGGAGCCGGTGTATGCCTACGTCGAGGACGGCGAGGTCGAGCTCCGCGATGCCTCGCATCTGTGGGGAAGCGGCGTCCACGAGACCGTCGAGACGGTCGAAGACGAGATCGACGGCCAGTACGGCAAGAACCTCTCGATCATGGCGATCGGGCCGGGCGGCGAGAATCAGGTCCGGTACGCCTGTATCGTCAACGAGGACGACCGGGCCTCGGGCCGTGGCGGCACTGGCGCGGTGATGGGCTCGAAGAACCTCAAGGCGGTCGTCGTCAAATCCCAGACTCGGATGCCAAAGCCCGCCGATCAGGAGACGTTCCGCGAGGGACACAAGCAGGCGATGCAGCTCATCCAGGAGTCCGACGTGACCGGCCCCAACAAGGGGGGGCTGTCGGTGTACGGTACCAACGTCCTGATGAACCTCACCGAGGAGATGGACGGTCTGCCGACCAAGAACGCGAAGTACACGTCGACCCGGTCGATGCGCGAGTCCGAGGGCGGCGACCTCGACGCCGAACTGGTCTCGGGCGAGCACGTCCGGGAGAACATTCTGGTCGACGAGCCGACCTGTCACTCCTGTCCGGTCGCCTGCAAGAAGGAAGTCGAGGTCCAGACCCAGCACAAAGGCGAGGAGCTGAACGTCCGGATGGAGTCCTTCGAGTACGAGTCCGGCTGGGCGCTTGGCCCGAACTCCGGACAGACCGACGCCGAGGCGACCACAGTGATGATCGATCGCTGTAACGACCTCGGCATCGACACCATCGACGCGGGCAACACCATGGCGATGGCCATGGAGATGACCGACGAGGGGAAGTTCGACGACATAGGAGATGGCCTGGATTGGGGCGACACCGAGACGATGATCGACATGCTCGGTCGGATCGCCCACCGGTCGGACGATCTCGGCGACCACCTCGCTGGCGGCCCGGCACACCTGGAAGACGAGTTCGACGCCGAAGGGAACTCGCTGGCGGTGAAAGGCCAGACGATGGCCGCCTACGACCCGCGCTGCATGAAAGGGATGGCGATCGGCTACGCCACCTCGAACCGCGGGGCCTGCCACCTTCGGGGCTACACGCCCGCCGCGGAGATTCTCGGCATTCCCGAGCAAGTCGACCCACATGACCCGGAGGGGAAAGGCGAACTCTGTGCGCTCTTTCAGGATCTGCACGCCATCTCGGATTCGTTCGACATCTGCAAGTTCAACGCCTTCGCCGAGGGGATCGAGGAGTACGTCCTCCAGTACAACGGCATGACCGGCCGTGACGTCACCGAAGAGGAGCTGATGGAGGCGGGCGAGCGCATCTACAACCTCGAACGCTACTACAACAACCTCGCCGGCTTCGACGGCGCGGACGACGACCTGCCCGGCCGGTTCGTCGAGGGCCACGAGGACGCCATCCCCGCACAGGGCGGTAGTGAGGGCCAACTGGCCGAACTCGACCAGCTCAAAGACGAGTACTACGAGGTTCGAGAGTGGGTCGACGGCGTCGTACCGGACGAAAAGCTCGACGACCTCGGCATCGACATCGGCCCGGGCACTGGCGTCTCCGCGGGAGACTCGGCGGCACCGGCCGACGACTGA
- a CDS encoding MFS transporter codes for MRNLLGVNPQVLALALARMSESVGNSFLIVVLPLFIASEFVTGATFGLTEVFITGLVLSIFGFVNSPLQPFTGRLSDRTGRRKIYVLFGLVLIAVASFAYSLASTYWHLIVLRVFQGVAGAFIIPTTVALVNDLATDENRGGNMGTYNTFRLVGFGVGPIAAGGVVAAGPYSIPLGATTLSITGFDAAFYFAASTATLAFVLVLGLIRDPDIEPSEPEGSALDSFQVFDRTGTQLFDPVFALGIVSFFMAVGIAVFATLGDIVNTELNQGPEMFGLQFAAFVLAQIFLQAPIGRATDFYGRKAFIVAGTILLVPTTLVQGLVPDLALAGMSDSWVMFAARFLQGVAGAMVFAPALALAGDIAPDGESGSTLSVLTMAFGFGVAAGPLLSGILVAWGFVVPFAFAAALAGIGVVVVLTQVDEVNAPRRAVPLVGKVT; via the coding sequence ATGAGGAACCTGCTCGGCGTCAATCCGCAGGTGCTTGCACTCGCGCTCGCGCGGATGTCCGAGTCCGTCGGGAACTCGTTTCTCATCGTCGTTCTGCCGCTGTTCATTGCCAGCGAGTTCGTCACCGGCGCGACGTTCGGGCTGACCGAGGTGTTCATTACCGGGCTGGTGCTCTCGATTTTTGGGTTCGTCAACAGTCCGCTCCAGCCGTTTACAGGACGCCTGTCCGATCGAACCGGCAGGCGGAAGATCTACGTTCTGTTCGGGCTAGTCCTGATCGCAGTCGCGAGCTTCGCGTACTCGCTGGCCTCCACCTACTGGCATCTGATCGTGTTGCGGGTCTTCCAGGGCGTCGCGGGCGCATTCATCATCCCGACGACCGTCGCGCTGGTCAACGACCTCGCGACCGACGAGAACCGCGGCGGGAACATGGGGACGTACAACACGTTCCGACTGGTCGGGTTTGGCGTCGGTCCGATCGCCGCCGGTGGTGTCGTCGCGGCGGGGCCGTACTCGATCCCGCTCGGCGCGACGACGCTCTCGATCACCGGCTTCGACGCCGCTTTTTACTTCGCGGCGTCGACGGCGACGCTCGCGTTCGTTCTCGTGCTCGGACTGATCCGGGACCCGGACATCGAGCCCAGTGAACCCGAGGGGTCAGCACTCGACAGCTTTCAGGTGTTCGACCGGACCGGCACACAGCTGTTCGATCCGGTGTTTGCCCTCGGTATCGTCTCCTTCTTCATGGCCGTCGGGATCGCAGTCTTTGCGACACTCGGGGATATCGTGAACACCGAGCTAAATCAGGGTCCCGAGATGTTCGGCCTGCAGTTTGCCGCGTTCGTCCTCGCCCAGATCTTCCTGCAGGCACCGATCGGACGCGCGACGGACTTCTACGGCCGGAAGGCGTTTATCGTGGCCGGGACAATCCTGCTCGTTCCGACGACGCTGGTACAGGGGCTTGTCCCCGACCTTGCGCTGGCAGGAATGTCGGATTCGTGGGTGATGTTCGCCGCTCGATTCCTGCAGGGTGTTGCAGGGGCGATGGTCTTTGCCCCCGCACTTGCACTCGCAGGTGATATCGCTCCCGACGGCGAGTCCGGATCAACACTCTCGGTGCTCACGATGGCCTTCGGGTTCGGCGTCGCCGCCGGACCGCTACTGTCGGGCATCCTCGTCGCGTGGGGATTCGTCGTCCCCTTTGCCTTTGCCGCCGCGCTCGCCGGGATCGGTGTCGTGGTCGTCCTGACACAGGTTGACGAGGTCAACGCGCCCCGCCGAGCAGTCCCGCTGGTCGGCAAGGTGACGTGA
- a CDS encoding cold-shock protein: MAKGNVDFFNDTGGYGFISTDDADDDVFFHMEDVGGPDLEEGTDIEFDIEQAPKGPRATNVTRL; the protein is encoded by the coding sequence ATGGCGAAAGGAAACGTTGATTTCTTCAACGACACAGGCGGCTACGGTTTCATTTCGACGGACGACGCGGACGATGACGTATTCTTCCACATGGAAGACGTTGGCGGTCCGGACCTCGAAGAAGGCACAGACATCGAATTCGATATCGAACAGGCCCCCAAGGGCCCCCGGGCGACCAACGTCACCCGACTCTAA
- a CDS encoding 2Fe-2S iron-sulfur cluster-binding protein, whose translation MPTVRFHGREIHCEAGEILRDVLLRANESPHNGLSDRLNCHGMATCGTCAVEVEGSAGEPTDGELRRLSFPPHDRDDGLRLACQTIVDGDLTVTKHPGFWGQNVDDAE comes from the coding sequence ATGCCGACAGTACGGTTCCACGGCCGAGAGATACACTGTGAGGCCGGTGAGATCCTCCGCGACGTCCTGCTCCGGGCGAATGAGAGCCCCCACAACGGCCTGTCCGACCGCCTGAACTGCCACGGGATGGCGACATGTGGAACCTGTGCGGTCGAGGTCGAGGGCTCAGCCGGGGAGCCAACCGACGGCGAACTTCGCCGGCTCTCGTTCCCGCCCCACGACCGCGATGATGGATTGCGGCTAGCCTGTCAGACGATAGTCGACGGCGACCTCACAGTGACAAAACATCCCGGATTCTGGGGGCAAAACGTCGACGACGCGGAGTAA
- a CDS encoding DUF192 domain-containing protein: MVDSPLRVAFSLTLIVLAFAGLGLYASQMGLFPWSSEHSEATVEIIGEDDETLAVVDAEVADTRSERLTGLSEHDSLDAGEGMLFVHDDEDERTYVMRNMSFGIDIVFVDTDGEITTIHSAPEPGPDEDGEDQEYSGRGKYVLEVPEGYMTEQGASVGDRVEIEYQK, encoded by the coding sequence ATGGTCGACAGCCCTCTCCGGGTCGCGTTCTCGCTGACGCTTATTGTGCTCGCGTTCGCAGGGCTGGGCCTGTACGCCAGCCAGATGGGTCTGTTCCCGTGGTCGAGCGAGCACTCCGAAGCGACGGTCGAGATCATCGGCGAGGACGACGAGACGCTCGCAGTCGTCGATGCCGAAGTCGCGGACACTCGCTCCGAGCGACTCACCGGGCTGAGCGAACACGACTCCCTCGATGCGGGTGAGGGGATGTTGTTCGTCCACGACGACGAGGACGAGCGAACCTACGTCATGCGGAACATGTCCTTCGGCATCGACATCGTTTTCGTCGACACCGACGGCGAGATCACGACGATCCACAGCGCGCCCGAACCGGGGCCCGACGAGGACGGCGAGGACCAGGAGTACAGCGGGCGAGGAAAATACGTCCTCGAAGTGCCGGAAGGATACATGACCGAGCAGGGGGCAAGCGTCGGTGATCGGGTCGAGATCGAGTACCAGAAGTAA
- a CDS encoding ubiquitin-like small modifier protein 1, giving the protein MEIEIRSFASFREALGQKTLNRTAPDGATVGDVLRELAEEYPDLEVFEADGTPREYITVMKNGKDVVHMDGMETALDDGDTISAFPPVAGG; this is encoded by the coding sequence ATGGAGATCGAGATCCGTTCGTTCGCCAGTTTCCGCGAGGCACTCGGCCAGAAAACGCTCAACCGGACGGCTCCCGACGGCGCGACCGTCGGCGATGTCCTCCGCGAGCTCGCCGAGGAGTACCCGGATCTGGAAGTGTTCGAGGCGGACGGCACACCGCGGGAGTACATCACGGTGATGAAAAACGGGAAAGACGTCGTACACATGGACGGGATGGAGACGGCGCTCGACGACGGCGATACGATCAGCGCGTTCCCGCCGGTCGCTGGCGGCTGA
- a CDS encoding ABC transporter ATP-binding protein, with amino-acid sequence MSGVDWDEDDPFEEQRDKIENPMKRLFSAYGSQYRFQAVVGIIASVFARILDLLPPIMLGVAIDAVFFEDVGYAEAFPVGGSLIAPIVPASQEGQFWLTIAIIAGAFLFGAAFHWTRNWGFNSFAQNIQHDVRTDTYDKMQRLNMEFFADKQTGEMMSILSNDVNRLERFLNDGMNSLFRLVVMVFGIGFLLFAYNWQLALVAMLPVPLIMVFTYVFIKIIQPKYAVVRSTVGNVNSRLENNLGGIQVIKSSTTEDYESDRVDDVSMDYFDANWDAIETRIKFFPGLRVIAGLGFVITFIVGGLWVFQGAPGPFTGELRTGTFVVFILYTQRFIWPMAQFGQIINMYQRARASSARIFGLMDEPSRVEEDPNATDLTISEGRVEYDDVTFGYDEETIIDDIDFTVEGGETLALVGPTGAGKSTVLKLLLRMYDVDEGAVRIDGQDLRNVTLDSLRRSIGYVSQDTFLFYGTVEENIRYGTFDVDREDVIEAAKMAEAHEFIQNLPDGYDTEVGERGVKLSGGQRQRLSIARAILKDPEILILDEATSDVDTETEMLIQRSLDRLTEDRTTFSIAHRLSTIKDAETILVLEGGRIVERGTHGDLLDNDGLYAHLWGVQAGEIDQLPQEFIERAAKRQARTETDDD; translated from the coding sequence ATGAGCGGCGTCGACTGGGACGAGGACGATCCCTTCGAGGAGCAGCGGGACAAGATCGAGAACCCGATGAAGCGGTTGTTCAGTGCCTACGGTAGCCAGTACCGGTTTCAGGCGGTCGTCGGCATTATCGCGAGCGTCTTCGCGCGGATTCTGGATCTGCTCCCGCCGATCATGCTCGGCGTCGCGATCGACGCCGTCTTTTTCGAGGATGTGGGGTATGCCGAGGCATTCCCGGTCGGAGGGAGTCTCATCGCACCGATCGTTCCGGCGTCGCAGGAGGGGCAGTTCTGGCTGACTATCGCCATTATCGCCGGAGCGTTTCTGTTCGGTGCCGCCTTCCACTGGACGCGCAACTGGGGATTCAACTCCTTTGCACAGAATATCCAGCACGACGTCCGCACCGACACCTACGACAAGATGCAGCGGCTGAACATGGAGTTTTTCGCCGACAAGCAGACCGGCGAGATGATGTCGATCCTCTCGAACGATGTCAATCGCCTCGAACGGTTCCTCAACGACGGGATGAACTCGCTGTTTCGGCTCGTCGTGATGGTGTTCGGGATCGGATTCTTGCTCTTTGCGTACAACTGGCAGCTCGCCCTGGTCGCGATGTTGCCCGTCCCGCTGATCATGGTTTTTACCTACGTCTTCATCAAGATCATCCAGCCCAAGTACGCAGTGGTCCGATCGACGGTCGGGAACGTCAACTCCAGACTCGAAAACAACCTCGGTGGGATCCAGGTGATCAAGTCGAGCACGACCGAGGACTACGAGTCCGACCGCGTCGACGATGTCTCGATGGACTACTTCGACGCCAACTGGGACGCGATCGAGACCCGGATCAAGTTCTTCCCTGGCCTGCGAGTCATCGCCGGACTCGGTTTCGTGATCACCTTCATCGTGGGGGGACTGTGGGTCTTTCAGGGCGCGCCGGGACCGTTTACAGGCGAACTCCGGACCGGAACCTTCGTCGTCTTCATCCTCTACACCCAGCGCTTTATCTGGCCGATGGCCCAGTTCGGGCAGATAATCAACATGTACCAGCGCGCTCGGGCGTCCTCGGCACGGATATTTGGATTGATGGACGAGCCAAGCCGGGTCGAAGAAGATCCGAACGCAACCGACCTGACTATTTCAGAGGGACGCGTCGAGTACGACGACGTCACCTTCGGCTACGACGAGGAGACTATCATCGACGATATCGACTTCACTGTCGAGGGAGGCGAGACGCTTGCGCTCGTCGGACCGACTGGCGCTGGCAAATCGACGGTTCTCAAACTCCTATTGCGGATGTACGACGTCGACGAGGGTGCGGTTCGGATCGACGGTCAGGATCTCCGGAACGTCACGCTCGATAGCCTCCGGAGATCTATCGGTTACGTCAGCCAGGATACGTTCCTCTTCTATGGAACGGTCGAGGAGAACATCCGTTACGGCACCTTTGACGTCGACCGAGAGGACGTGATCGAGGCCGCAAAGATGGCCGAAGCTCACGAGTTTATTCAGAACTTGCCCGACGGCTACGACACCGAAGTCGGTGAGCGAGGAGTCAAGCTCTCCGGGGGTCAGCGCCAGCGACTCTCGATCGCTCGCGCGATCCTCAAGGACCCCGAGATCCTGATCCTCGACGAGGCGACCAGCGACGTCGACACCGAGACGGAGATGCTCATCCAGCGCAGTCTGGACCGGCTCACCGAGGATCGAACGACGTTCTCGATTGCCCACCGGCTCTCGACGATCAAGGACGCCGAGACGATCCTCGTTCTCGAAGGTGGACGGATCGTCGAGCGAGGGACCCACGGGGACCTGCTGGATAACGACGGGCTTTACGCCCACCTCTGGGGCGTACAGGCAGGCGAAATAGACCAGCTACCACAGGAGTTCATCGAACGGGCGGCAAAACGTCAGGCCCGCACCGAGACCGACGACGACTGA
- a CDS encoding MoaD/ThiS family protein, which translates to MSRAVETTVQVRCTGHVRSKVGTGRLEYRFEGQTLREFLDAFFAEYDVREMLIADTEDEATTRGWAPQLDELPGKYAKNPEGEQTRRYARVVVNGTFNEHLDGLDTELSDGDRVALVYPFIYCC; encoded by the coding sequence ATGTCCAGAGCAGTAGAAACCACCGTACAGGTTCGCTGTACCGGTCACGTCCGGTCGAAAGTTGGTACCGGCCGACTGGAGTATCGGTTCGAGGGACAGACGCTTCGCGAGTTCCTCGATGCGTTCTTCGCGGAGTACGACGTGCGAGAGATGCTGATCGCCGACACCGAAGACGAGGCGACCACACGGGGGTGGGCACCACAGCTCGACGAGCTTCCGGGGAAGTACGCCAAAAACCCCGAAGGAGAGCAGACCAGACGGTACGCCCGGGTCGTCGTTAACGGAACGTTCAACGAACATCTCGACGGCCTGGATACGGAACTCTCGGATGGTGACCGCGTCGCGCTCGTCTACCCGTTTATCTACTGCTGTTGA
- a CDS encoding carbonic anhydrase, with amino-acid sequence MAETSLTELLERNARHVESLDSDHFAGVEDTQAPVAVSICCSDSRVPHDGMWDVTHPGWLFTPSTIGNQVWDIHDGERVVDGSLLYPMINTRTNVTLVVGHTGCGAVSAALDAVQNGPGMVPAGIEKWVDLIVPVVEAGLNDERIDADRDVSLVDQLVEYNVDRQIEFLLESDDVPETETVYGFVYDFQGVYSDERGRAYLVNADGETDVAALRELAPTKYHDAVDRLLQ; translated from the coding sequence ATGGCGGAGACATCACTCACAGAGCTCCTCGAACGCAACGCCCGTCACGTCGAATCGCTCGACAGCGACCACTTCGCGGGCGTCGAGGACACACAGGCGCCCGTTGCGGTGTCGATTTGCTGTTCTGACTCGCGGGTTCCTCACGACGGAATGTGGGATGTGACGCATCCGGGCTGGCTGTTCACGCCCAGTACGATCGGTAATCAGGTCTGGGACATCCATGACGGCGAGCGCGTCGTCGACGGAAGCCTGTTGTATCCGATGATCAACACCAGAACGAACGTCACGCTCGTCGTCGGCCATACCGGCTGCGGGGCCGTGTCCGCCGCGCTCGACGCCGTCCAGAACGGGCCCGGGATGGTTCCGGCTGGCATCGAGAAGTGGGTCGATCTGATCGTCCCCGTCGTCGAGGCCGGCCTGAACGACGAGCGGATCGACGCGGACCGGGACGTGAGCCTGGTCGACCAGCTCGTGGAGTACAACGTCGACCGACAGATCGAGTTCTTGCTGGAGAGCGATGACGTCCCCGAGACGGAGACCGTCTACGGCTTCGTGTATGACTTTCAGGGCGTCTACAGCGACGAACGTGGACGTGCGTATCTGGTCAACGCGGACGGCGAAACCGACGTGGCCGCGCTTCGGGAGCTTGCACCCACGAAGTATCACGACGCGGTCGACCGGCTACTACAGTAG
- a CDS encoding DUF7538 family protein encodes MTETLDALTEADGWQREGFAARVHYEGAGEYYSIEYYEPSDCVLYWKVKGDGETAVPVGRETVPAPLRERIRLDLDAAGIDPDVEARTL; translated from the coding sequence ATGACCGAGACGCTGGACGCGCTCACCGAGGCGGACGGCTGGCAGCGCGAGGGCTTCGCCGCGCGGGTCCACTACGAGGGCGCGGGCGAGTACTACAGCATCGAGTACTACGAACCGAGCGACTGCGTGCTCTACTGGAAGGTGAAAGGCGACGGCGAGACCGCAGTTCCCGTCGGGCGCGAAACGGTCCCGGCACCGCTTCGCGAGCGGATCCGGCTGGATCTCGATGCCGCAGGGATCGATCCCGATGTCGAGGCGCGAACTCTCTAG